A single genomic interval of Pseudoroseomonas cervicalis harbors:
- a CDS encoding sensor domain-containing diguanylate cyclase codes for MKLPLRRRLGGFRPQPAQSLVPPGSAALPGHAIDLALLVDSSADLLTKLDAEGRIFFASASARQMFEVEPAALLGLHPSDYLLPEDLGPVMADIEAMVAGRLLEFRREARLRRSDGRLHWVEAHARVACDPVTGAFRAIVSALRDIRDRKALEAHLSDLANQDGLTGIANRRRFDAALQTEWARTLREGTELSLLLMDVDRFKLFNDRYGHQVGDDCLRAVCSAVAGAARRPGDLVARYGGEEIAAILPGTGAAGALDVAQRMLQAVRDLGIPHEDKPELPRSVTLSIGAATALARIGGRMAMPEALLQAADTALYKAKAAGRNRLATALVLAPDER; via the coding sequence ATGAAGCTGCCGCTGCGGCGCAGGCTGGGCGGGTTCCGCCCGCAGCCGGCGCAGAGCCTGGTGCCGCCGGGCTCGGCGGCCCTGCCGGGCCATGCGATCGACCTCGCCCTGCTGGTGGACAGCAGCGCGGATCTGCTGACCAAGCTGGATGCGGAGGGGCGGATCTTCTTCGCCTCCGCCTCGGCCCGGCAGATGTTCGAGGTGGAGCCGGCGGCGCTGCTGGGCCTGCATCCCTCCGACTATCTGCTGCCCGAGGATCTGGGCCCGGTGATGGCGGATATCGAGGCCATGGTGGCGGGCCGGCTGCTGGAGTTCCGGCGCGAGGCGCGGCTGCGCCGCAGCGACGGCCGGCTGCACTGGGTGGAGGCGCATGCGCGGGTGGCGTGCGACCCGGTCACCGGGGCCTTCCGCGCCATCGTCTCGGCGCTGCGCGACATCCGCGACCGCAAGGCGCTGGAGGCGCATCTGAGCGACCTCGCCAACCAGGACGGGCTGACCGGCATCGCCAATCGCCGCCGCTTCGACGCGGCGCTGCAGACCGAATGGGCGCGCACGCTGCGCGAGGGCACGGAGCTGTCCCTGCTGCTGATGGATGTCGACCGCTTCAAGCTGTTCAACGACCGCTATGGCCATCAGGTGGGGGATGACTGCCTGCGCGCCGTCTGCAGCGCGGTGGCGGGGGCGGCGCGGCGGCCGGGCGATCTGGTGGCGCGCTATGGCGGGGAGGAGATCGCGGCGATCCTGCCCGGCACCGGCGCGGCCGGCGCGCTGGATGTGGCGCAGCGGATGCTGCAGGCGGTGCGCGACCTTGGCATCCCGCATGAGGACAAGCCGGAGCTGCCGCGCAGCGTGACGCTGAGCATCGGCGCCGCCACCGCGCTGGCCCGCATCGGCGGCCGCATGGCGATGCCGGAGGCGCTGCTGCAGGCGGCGGATACGGCGCTGTACAAGGCCAAGGCGGCCGGCCGCAACCGGCTGGCCACCGCCCTGGTGCTGGCCCCGGACGAGCGCTGA
- a CDS encoding DeoR/GlpR family DNA-binding transcription regulator, producing MRQKRARRDEILKALEAGSADVEALAARFGVSASTIRRDLQDLAAQHPIARTYGGAMLAGHAVEQSLGTRAAQRRPAKAAIAAAALALLQEGETLILDGGSTVEALGRRLPGWLSGRRLRVITNNLPLIPVLAGTPGLELIVLGGVVRPISMGTTGPFAEQSLRQMSADRLFTSADGLLPGYGLCEATPEQVSLKSLMMRQAASVVVLADASKLGQGKQPFWAPLPPGAVLVTDAAEAECAPYRAEGLRVIRVSAPG from the coding sequence ATGCGACAGAAACGCGCGCGGCGCGACGAGATCCTGAAGGCGCTGGAGGCCGGCAGCGCCGATGTGGAGGCGCTGGCGGCGCGGTTCGGCGTCTCCGCCTCCACCATCAGGCGCGATCTGCAGGATCTGGCGGCGCAGCACCCGATCGCGCGCACCTATGGCGGCGCCATGCTGGCCGGCCATGCGGTGGAGCAGAGCCTGGGCACCCGGGCGGCGCAGCGGCGCCCGGCCAAGGCGGCCATCGCCGCGGCGGCGCTGGCGCTGCTGCAGGAGGGGGAGACGCTGATCCTCGATGGCGGCTCGACGGTGGAGGCGCTGGGGCGGCGCCTGCCGGGGTGGCTGTCGGGGCGGCGGCTGCGGGTCATCACCAACAACCTGCCGCTGATCCCGGTGCTGGCCGGCACGCCGGGGCTGGAGCTGATCGTGCTGGGCGGCGTGGTGCGGCCGATCAGCATGGGCACCACCGGGCCCTTCGCCGAGCAGAGCCTGCGGCAGATGAGCGCCGACCGGCTGTTCACCAGCGCCGACGGGCTGCTGCCCGGCTATGGGCTGTGCGAGGCGACGCCGGAGCAGGTCTCCCTGAAGTCGCTGATGATGCGGCAGGCGGCCTCGGTGGTGGTGCTGGCCGATGCCAGCAAGCTGGGCCAGGGCAAGCAGCCCTTCTGGGCGCCGCTGCCGCCCGGCGCCGTGCTGGTGACCGACGCGGCCGAGGCGGAATGCGCCCCCTACCGGGCCGAGGGGTTGCGGGTGATCCGGGTGTCCGCGCCCGGCTGA
- a CDS encoding four-carbon acid sugar kinase family protein codes for MPRWLILADDLTGAADCAVAFARRGHAASVAWPEGEGALPPAGVLAIDADTRRLDPAAAASRQAALLGAAAQPGALLFKKIDSTLRGQPIAELAGLLAGPAAGRLAVLAPAVPRQGRITRQGRIWLQGAPLEESALWAREHSYPHAELPELLRAAGLRPARLGLEALRLGAAADFLRESRNSGAQVVVCDAESQEDLAALARGGAGAGDGLLWVGAAGLAEALAGATAPGTAMPPVAAPRAGGVLLVVGSVAEPSRAAAALLAGQGAVRCLPLPAALLRQGEGPAWREGQAAILAALREGEDVLVSIEAAGEAVDLAGGAVLAERLAALLRPAGPHLAGLFATGGETARALLPRLGLAGLHLAEEVEPGMPLGHGIGDGSVAGDVMAGLPVVTKAGGFGDAGTISRALSRLRRAAGKDRP; via the coding sequence ATGCCGCGCTGGCTGATCCTGGCCGATGACCTGACCGGGGCGGCGGATTGCGCCGTGGCTTTCGCCCGGCGCGGCCATGCGGCCTCGGTGGCCTGGCCGGAGGGGGAGGGCGCCCTGCCGCCGGCCGGGGTGCTGGCGATCGACGCCGACACCCGCCGGCTGGATCCGGCCGCCGCCGCTTCACGCCAGGCCGCCCTGCTGGGCGCGGCGGCGCAGCCCGGCGCCCTGCTGTTCAAGAAGATCGATTCGACGCTGCGCGGCCAGCCCATCGCCGAGCTGGCCGGGCTGCTGGCCGGCCCGGCCGCGGGGCGGCTGGCGGTGCTGGCCCCCGCCGTGCCGCGCCAGGGCCGCATCACCCGGCAGGGGCGGATCTGGCTGCAGGGCGCGCCGCTGGAGGAATCCGCCCTCTGGGCGCGCGAGCATTCCTACCCGCATGCCGAGCTGCCGGAACTGCTCCGGGCGGCGGGGCTGCGCCCGGCGCGGCTGGGGCTGGAGGCGCTGCGCCTGGGCGCGGCGGCGGATTTTCTGCGCGAATCACGCAATTCTGGCGCCCAGGTCGTGGTTTGCGATGCCGAGAGCCAGGAGGATCTGGCGGCGCTGGCCCGCGGCGGGGCGGGCGCGGGCGATGGGCTGCTCTGGGTCGGCGCCGCCGGCTTGGCGGAGGCGCTGGCCGGCGCCACCGCCCCCGGCACCGCCATGCCGCCGGTGGCCGCGCCGCGCGCGGGCGGGGTGCTGCTGGTGGTGGGCAGTGTGGCCGAGCCCAGCCGCGCCGCCGCCGCCCTGCTGGCCGGCCAGGGCGCGGTGCGTTGCCTGCCGCTGCCGGCGGCTCTGCTGCGCCAGGGCGAGGGCCCGGCATGGCGGGAGGGCCAGGCGGCGATCCTGGCCGCGCTGCGCGAGGGCGAGGATGTGCTGGTCAGCATCGAGGCGGCGGGCGAGGCGGTGGATCTCGCCGGCGGCGCCGTGCTGGCCGAGCGACTGGCGGCGCTGCTGCGGCCGGCCGGGCCGCATCTGGCCGGGCTGTTCGCCACCGGGGGCGAGACGGCGCGGGCGCTGCTGCCGCGGCTCGGCCTGGCCGGGCTGCATCTCGCCGAGGAGGTGGAGCCGGGCATGCCGCTCGGCCACGGGATCGGCGATGGTTCGGTGGCAGGGGATGTGATGGCGGGGCTGCCGGTGGTCACCAAGGCCGGCGGCTTCGGCGATGCGGGTACGATTTCGCGGGCGCTGTCCAGGCTGCGCCGCGCTGCAGGGAAGGACAGGCCATGA
- a CDS encoding tripartite tricarboxylate transporter substrate binding protein, producing the protein MQRRTLLRTAGLSAAFGAAGSLASPGLARAQSRWPERPVRLVVPYPPGGATDVLARLYAERISHTLGQPVVIENRPGASGNIGIDAVAKSAPDGYTIGAGTVSNFSINQYLYRNVPYDVERDLAPVALGWEFPNIAVVAPGKVPATNLAEFIAWAKARPGGVTYGSTGIGTTTHLSSALFFSRIGVEAIHVPYRGASQTIPALLNGDVDFAIDGVASYMGLVQGGQMRALAVTSAERWPALPEVPTMGQAGMQDFVVTVWGGFVAPANTPAEIIGRVNAALKLVVEDPAQQERFAKVGAKPVWSTPQ; encoded by the coding sequence ATGCAACGCCGCACGCTGCTCCGCACCGCGGGCCTGAGCGCCGCCTTCGGGGCGGCCGGTTCGCTCGCTTCGCCCGGCCTGGCCCGCGCGCAATCCCGCTGGCCGGAGCGGCCGGTGCGGCTGGTCGTGCCCTATCCGCCGGGGGGCGCCACCGACGTGCTGGCGCGGCTCTATGCCGAGCGCATCTCGCACACGCTGGGCCAGCCGGTCGTGATCGAGAACCGCCCCGGCGCCAGCGGCAATATCGGCATCGACGCCGTCGCCAAATCGGCGCCGGATGGTTACACGATCGGCGCCGGCACGGTCAGCAATTTCTCGATCAACCAGTATCTCTACCGCAACGTGCCCTATGACGTGGAGCGCGACCTGGCGCCGGTGGCGCTGGGCTGGGAATTCCCCAACATCGCCGTCGTCGCCCCGGGCAAGGTGCCGGCCACGAACCTCGCCGAGTTCATCGCCTGGGCCAAGGCCAGGCCGGGCGGCGTCACCTATGGCTCGACCGGCATCGGCACCACCACGCATCTCTCCAGCGCGCTGTTCTTCAGCCGCATCGGGGTGGAGGCGATCCACGTCCCCTATCGCGGCGCGTCGCAGACCATCCCGGCGCTGCTGAATGGCGATGTCGATTTCGCCATCGATGGGGTCGCCTCCTATATGGGGCTGGTGCAGGGCGGGCAGATGCGCGCGCTGGCCGTCACCAGCGCCGAGCGCTGGCCGGCCCTGCCGGAGGTGCCGACCATGGGCCAGGCCGGCATGCAGGATTTCGTCGTCACCGTCTGGGGCGGTTTCGTCGCCCCCGCCAACACCCCGGCCGAGATCATCGGCCGCGTCAACGCCGCGCTGAAGCTGGTGGTGGAGGATCCGGCGCAGCAGGAACGCTTCGCCAAGGTCGGCGCCAAGCCGGTCTGGAGCACGCCGCAAC
- the pdxA gene encoding 4-hydroxythreonine-4-phosphate dehydrogenase PdxA, which yields MTQDTRPIVAITMGDASGIGPEIIMKALARPDVRALCRPLVVGDAARLREAGAITGTALEVVARQTPQGATYAEGVVECIDLGLIPAGHPFGQLSPVSGEGSYRFIERATRLVEAGEADAICTAPLSKEALHAAGHKYPGHTELLAHLTGTPEVSMMLVAPRLRVIHVTTHIGLVDAIRKIEPGLVERVIARGHATLVKSGIADPRIGVCGINPHAGENGLFGQGEEAEKIIPAVQACRARGWKVDGPLPADTLFFRATRGDFDLVVAMYHDQGHGPVKVLGLEAGVNITVGLPVIRTSVDHGTAFDIAGKGVADEGSLVEALRQAVDLAPRRAN from the coding sequence ATGACGCAGGATACGCGTCCGATCGTCGCCATCACCATGGGCGACGCCTCGGGCATCGGGCCGGAGATCATCATGAAGGCGCTGGCGCGGCCGGATGTGCGCGCGCTGTGCCGCCCGCTGGTGGTGGGCGATGCCGCGCGGCTGCGCGAGGCGGGCGCGATCACCGGCACGGCGCTCGAGGTGGTGGCCCGCCAGACGCCGCAGGGCGCGACCTATGCGGAGGGCGTGGTCGAGTGCATCGATCTCGGCCTGATCCCGGCCGGGCATCCCTTCGGCCAGCTCTCCCCCGTCTCGGGCGAAGGCTCCTACCGTTTCATCGAGCGCGCCACGCGGCTGGTCGAGGCGGGGGAGGCGGATGCGATCTGCACCGCGCCGCTGTCGAAGGAGGCGCTGCACGCCGCCGGCCACAAATATCCCGGCCATACCGAGCTGCTGGCGCATCTGACCGGTACGCCGGAGGTGTCGATGATGCTGGTGGCGCCGCGCCTGCGGGTCATCCACGTCACCACGCATATCGGGCTGGTGGATGCGATCCGGAAGATCGAGCCGGGGCTGGTGGAGCGGGTGATCGCGCGGGGCCATGCGACGCTGGTGAAGTCGGGCATCGCCGATCCGCGCATCGGCGTCTGCGGCATCAACCCGCATGCCGGGGAGAACGGGTTGTTCGGCCAGGGCGAGGAGGCGGAGAAGATCATCCCCGCCGTGCAGGCCTGCCGCGCCAGGGGCTGGAAGGTGGATGGGCCGCTGCCGGCGGACACGCTGTTCTTCCGTGCCACGCGCGGCGATTTCGACCTGGTGGTGGCGATGTATCACGACCAGGGCCATGGCCCGGTGAAGGTGCTGGGGCTGGAGGCCGGGGTGAACATCACGGTCGGGCTGCCGGTGATCCGCACTTCGGTCGACCATGGCACGGCCTTCGACATCGCCGGCAAGGGCGTGGCCGATGAGGGCAGCCTGGTCGAGGCGTTGCGCCAGGCGGTCGACCTCGCCCCACGCCGCGCCAACTGA
- a CDS encoding FAD-binding oxidoreductase, which yields MSSTTSPAADRPSSAPMDDAALVAALAAICRAPYVLTEAGDLAPYLTDWRGRYHGRAIAVVKPADTAEVASVVKLCAAQGVAIVPQGGNTGMCGAATPEPEGRSIVLRLDRLNRIRAVSPLANSITVEAGCILAQIQEAAAAVDRLFPLSLGAEGSCQIGGNIATNAGGTAVLRYGTTRELVLGLEVVLPDGSVLDRLQRLRKNSSGYDLKQLFIGAEGTLGIVTAAALKLFPRPRSHALALVALPEIEAALALLERLRGALGDRLASLEAMSRGQVAVIAEHVPHVAIPFALEAPWYLLIELTDSLAGIDLRTPLEDVLGAAMEEGLVTDAILAESEAQAQALWKIRHSVSEGSKAAGHVVSHDSAVPLERQAEFVRQVEARIAEVAPQARIVMHGHVGDGNMHVLAILDRAQCADAAALASLAARINEVVDAVTAGLGGAISAEHGIGITNRARLARVADPVDLAWMRRVKALLDPLGLMNPGKVLPDA from the coding sequence TTGAGCAGCACCACGAGCCCGGCGGCCGATCGGCCCTCCTCCGCGCCGATGGACGATGCCGCGCTGGTCGCGGCGCTGGCGGCGATCTGCCGCGCGCCCTATGTCCTCACCGAGGCCGGCGATCTCGCGCCCTATCTGACCGATTGGCGCGGCCGCTATCACGGCCGGGCCATCGCCGTGGTGAAGCCGGCCGACACGGCGGAGGTCGCGTCCGTGGTGAAGCTCTGCGCCGCGCAGGGCGTCGCCATCGTGCCCCAGGGCGGCAACACCGGCATGTGCGGCGCCGCGACGCCGGAGCCCGAGGGACGCTCCATCGTGCTGCGGCTGGACCGGCTGAACCGCATCCGCGCCGTCTCGCCCCTGGCCAATTCCATCACCGTCGAGGCCGGCTGCATCCTGGCGCAGATCCAGGAGGCGGCCGCCGCGGTCGACCGGCTCTTCCCGCTCAGCCTCGGCGCCGAGGGCAGCTGCCAGATCGGCGGCAACATCGCCACCAATGCCGGCGGCACCGCCGTGCTGCGCTATGGCACCACGCGCGAGCTGGTGCTGGGGCTGGAGGTGGTGCTGCCCGATGGCAGCGTGCTCGACCGGCTGCAGCGGCTGCGCAAGAATTCCTCGGGCTACGACCTGAAGCAGCTCTTCATCGGCGCCGAGGGCACGCTCGGCATCGTCACCGCAGCCGCCCTGAAGCTGTTCCCGCGCCCGCGCAGCCATGCCCTGGCGCTGGTGGCACTGCCGGAGATCGAGGCGGCACTGGCGCTGCTGGAACGCCTGCGCGGTGCCCTGGGCGACCGGCTGGCCAGCCTGGAGGCGATGTCGCGCGGCCAGGTCGCGGTGATCGCCGAGCATGTGCCGCATGTCGCCATCCCCTTCGCGCTGGAGGCGCCCTGGTACCTGCTGATCGAGCTGACCGACAGCCTGGCCGGCATCGATCTGCGCACCCCGCTCGAGGATGTGCTGGGCGCGGCGATGGAGGAGGGCCTCGTCACCGACGCCATCCTGGCCGAGAGCGAGGCCCAGGCGCAGGCGCTGTGGAAGATCCGCCACAGCGTCTCCGAGGGCAGCAAGGCCGCCGGCCATGTGGTCAGCCATGACAGCGCCGTGCCGCTGGAGCGCCAGGCCGAGTTCGTCCGCCAGGTGGAGGCGCGCATCGCCGAGGTCGCACCGCAGGCGCGCATCGTCATGCATGGCCATGTCGGCGACGGCAACATGCATGTGCTGGCCATCCTCGACCGCGCGCAATGCGCCGATGCCGCCGCCCTCGCCAGCCTCGCAGCCCGCATCAACGAGGTCGTGGATGCGGTGACCGCCGGCCTCGGCGGCGCCATCAGCGCCGAGCACGGCATCGGCATCACCAACCGCGCCCGGCTGGCCCGCGTGGCCGATCCGGTGGACCTGGCCTGGATGCGCCGGGTCAAGGCGCTGCTCGACCCGCTGGGGCTGATGAACCCCGGCAAGGTGCTGCCCGACGCCTAG